The following proteins are encoded in a genomic region of Pirellulales bacterium:
- a CDS encoding SufS family cysteine desulfurase has product MDEITPDTIARMASRIFNEPPQVDSHAGAEPHSGDVPADAASPASHYGSVPVSVHSWPHMPTTPPVTPPMPAGTPSMVPPTSLPTTPAPAMFTAPPADFVVPSSVASNVPHASAEPFGSPGTAVAPPTTGASSGTSPSGLSAFVARVRESNLDRSTGLDIFGHSFRERIAPAAVSPTTSSRPFDVSAIRNDFPILSQRVHGKPIAWFDNAATTQKPQAVIDAISRFYAQDNSNIHRGAHTLAARATDAYEKAREKVQTFLGASSIKDIVFVRGTTEGINLVTQTYGRKFLQPGDEIVMSVLEHHANIVPWQMVAKEKGAVIRVIPVNDRGEIMLEEYQKLLGPRTKVVALTQASNSLGTILPVAEMTQMAKRYGARVLVDGAQSVAHIPVNVQEMGVDFFVFSGHKIFGPTGIGAVYVSEELHDVLPPWQGGGNMIRNVTFEETSYAEAPARFEAGTPNIADAVGLGAALDYVRRLGLPNIANYEHSLLAYATEQLSTVNGLRIIGNAREKVSVISFVMPNRRTEEIGRLLDQEGIAVRAGHHCSQPSLRRFGLETTVRPSLSIYNTTGEIDRMVETLKRIEQQPSR; this is encoded by the coding sequence GTGGACGAGATTACGCCCGACACGATCGCACGCATGGCCTCGCGCATTTTTAACGAGCCGCCGCAGGTCGACAGCCACGCCGGTGCCGAGCCGCACAGCGGTGACGTTCCGGCCGATGCTGCGTCGCCGGCATCGCACTACGGCAGCGTCCCCGTGTCGGTCCATTCCTGGCCACACATGCCGACGACGCCCCCCGTGACGCCGCCGATGCCAGCCGGAACACCGTCGATGGTGCCTCCCACCTCGCTTCCGACGACGCCTGCGCCCGCCATGTTCACCGCTCCGCCGGCCGATTTCGTCGTTCCCAGCTCTGTGGCATCCAACGTGCCGCACGCATCGGCCGAACCCTTTGGCTCGCCGGGCACGGCCGTTGCGCCACCGACCACCGGCGCCTCGTCCGGCACATCGCCGAGCGGCTTAAGCGCCTTCGTCGCCCGGGTCCGCGAGTCGAATCTGGATCGCAGCACCGGACTCGATATCTTCGGCCACTCGTTTCGCGAACGAATCGCCCCGGCCGCCGTTTCGCCTACCACCAGCTCGCGTCCGTTTGACGTGTCGGCGATTCGCAACGACTTCCCGATCCTCAGTCAGCGCGTCCATGGCAAGCCGATCGCCTGGTTCGACAACGCCGCCACGACGCAAAAACCGCAGGCGGTGATCGACGCCATCTCGCGCTTTTACGCACAGGACAACTCGAACATTCATCGCGGCGCCCACACCCTGGCCGCCCGCGCGACAGACGCTTACGAGAAGGCGCGCGAAAAGGTGCAGACCTTCCTCGGCGCGTCGAGCATCAAGGATATCGTCTTCGTCCGCGGCACCACCGAGGGCATCAACCTCGTCACGCAAACCTACGGCCGCAAATTCCTTCAGCCGGGGGATGAGATCGTGATGTCGGTCCTGGAACATCACGCCAACATCGTTCCCTGGCAGATGGTCGCCAAGGAAAAGGGAGCCGTGATTCGCGTGATTCCGGTCAATGACCGGGGCGAGATCATGCTCGAGGAATATCAAAAGCTGCTCGGACCACGCACGAAGGTCGTCGCCCTGACGCAGGCCTCGAACAGCCTGGGCACGATCCTGCCGGTGGCCGAGATGACGCAAATGGCCAAGCGTTACGGAGCGCGCGTGTTGGTTGACGGTGCGCAATCGGTCGCCCACATCCCGGTCAATGTGCAAGAAATGGGGGTGGACTTCTTCGTCTTCTCGGGGCACAAGATCTTCGGCCCGACCGGCATTGGCGCCGTCTACGTCAGCGAAGAATTGCACGACGTCCTGCCGCCGTGGCAAGGTGGCGGCAACATGATTCGCAACGTGACATTCGAGGAAACCTCTTACGCCGAGGCGCCGGCTCGCTTCGAAGCCGGCACGCCCAACATCGCTGATGCCGTCGGCCTGGGGGCCGCGCTCGACTACGTTCGCCGCCTGGGGCTGCCGAACATCGCCAACTACGAGCACTCGCTGCTCGCGTACGCCACCGAGCAGCTCTCGACCGTCAACGGTCTGCGCATCATCGGCAATGCGCGGGAAAAGGTGAGCGTTATTTCCTTCGTCATGCCCAATCGCCGCACCGAGGAGATCGGCCGGCTGCTGGATCAAGAAGGGATCGCCGTCCGGGCCGGTCACCACTGCTCGCAACCGTCGCTGCGCCGCTTCGGGCTCGAAACCACCGTGCGGCCGTCGCTGTCGATCTACAACACGACGGGAGAAATCGACCGGATGGTCGAGACGCTAAAGCGCATCGAGCAACAGCCGTCACGCTAG
- a CDS encoding alpha/beta hydrolase, with translation MMCSITIRAAVAACIVVAFVVGHGTTAQAQQTPVVTYKTAKVGDLDIFYREAGSRNAPTLLLLHGFPTSSQMFRNLIPALAEKYHVVAPDYPGYGHSSMPPHDKFSYTFDNLAKVIDEFTEQLGLKKYALYVQDYGAPVGYRLAAKHPDRITAIVVQNGNAYDEGLDNDFWKPIKEYWKAPQSKEKRDAIRNLLTYEATKWQYTTGAKNPELVSPDGAAEDQFLLDRKGNDEIQLDLFLSYGSNPPLYPKWQEYFRNHQPPMLIIWGKNDQIFPPAGAEPYKRDLKTLEFHLIDAGHFALETNGAEMAALMRAFLGKHVTGQ, from the coding sequence ATGATGTGTTCTATAACCATTCGAGCGGCCGTGGCTGCATGTATTGTTGTTGCCTTTGTGGTGGGCCACGGGACGACGGCCCAGGCACAGCAAACGCCGGTTGTCACCTATAAGACCGCGAAGGTTGGTGACCTCGATATCTTCTACCGCGAGGCAGGTTCGCGGAACGCTCCGACGCTGTTGCTGTTGCACGGTTTTCCGACCAGTTCACAAATGTTCCGCAATCTGATCCCGGCGCTGGCGGAAAAATACCACGTCGTTGCGCCGGACTACCCAGGCTATGGCCATAGCTCCATGCCGCCGCACGACAAGTTTTCCTACACGTTCGACAACCTGGCGAAAGTGATCGATGAGTTCACGGAGCAGCTCGGATTGAAGAAATACGCGCTGTACGTGCAGGACTATGGCGCTCCGGTGGGCTATCGCCTCGCCGCGAAACATCCGGACCGCATCACGGCCATCGTCGTTCAGAATGGTAACGCATACGACGAGGGGCTCGACAACGACTTCTGGAAGCCGATCAAGGAATACTGGAAGGCGCCGCAGAGCAAAGAGAAGCGGGACGCTATCCGCAATTTGCTGACGTACGAAGCCACGAAGTGGCAGTACACAACCGGGGCGAAGAATCCCGAGCTCGTGAGCCCGGACGGCGCTGCCGAGGATCAGTTTTTGCTAGATCGGAAAGGCAACGACGAGATTCAACTCGACCTGTTCCTCAGCTACGGCAGCAACCCACCGTTGTATCCCAAGTGGCAGGAATATTTTCGCAACCATCAGCCACCGATGTTGATCATCTGGGGGAAGAACGACCAGATTTTTCCGCCCGCGGGGGCCGAGCCCTACAAGCGGGACCTGAAGACGCTCGAATTTCATCTCATCGACGCGGGGCATTTTGCGCTGGAGACGAACGGCGCGGAGATGGCTGCGTTGATGCGAGCGTTTCTCGGCAAGCACGTAACGGGTCAATAA
- a CDS encoding sulfatase-like hydrolase/transferase, whose amino-acid sequence MRRRFVGLVLMAVAAAITQLDDFADVACADVVASTTGEPDRSVLPIVDPKFQGVSERTLGGSKPDFPTAVKAPKDAPNVVLVLLDDAGFGNPSAFGGPVQTPALEKLASHGLRYNNFHVTGLCSPTRAALLSGRNHHTMGFGSVAELAGGFPGYSARWPKSAASIARVLRDNGYATSAFGKWHLTPDHQSGPAGPFDRWPNALGFDYFWGFLGAESSQYDTLLTENNTILGVPQDADFYFPDAMAEKAVQWLHSRQSQAADKPFFLYFAPGATHAPHHVPHSWSDKYKGKFDQGWDKLREETFARQKQLGVIPPEAKLTPRDPAFPAWDSLPPEQQKVYARQMEVFAGFQENADFQVGRVISAIAELGELDNTLVLYIFGDNGASMEGTPTGTFNEIISLLGVPLSPEQQLRLIAFHGGLKEMGGRNTDPHYASAWAWAGNTPFPWGKQIASHLGGIRSPLVVSWPKRIKDNGRVRNQFTHVIDVAPTILEVAGLPAPKTVDGTTQIPVQGVSFADSFDDDATRSRHTTQYFAILGNRSIYKDGWLLSTRLPKLPWDMSPPTMAKFAPGVWDPDKDPVELFNLNEDFSQSTNDAAANPEKVKELKELFWEEAAKNQVLPLLAEYSFFYGLLPPDANTTYNIYRAGMENLPPGAGPHMHSRSYTVDAELNVPEAGADGVIVANGSFLGGFALYVEEGKLKHTYNFYGLAATTLAGPDPLPTGKVKARFEFIADEPGKRGTGGKTALYVNDKRVAEGKLAHTVVLRFSLYEGMDIGKDNGLPVTSSYAKKSPYPFTGKIDKVEFQFK is encoded by the coding sequence ATGCGTCGACGCTTCGTGGGATTGGTTTTGATGGCCGTCGCAGCGGCAATTACACAACTGGATGATTTTGCCGACGTGGCCTGCGCCGACGTCGTTGCGTCCACGACCGGCGAGCCTGATCGCAGCGTGCTCCCCATTGTCGATCCGAAGTTTCAAGGAGTCAGCGAGCGCACGCTGGGTGGCTCGAAACCGGATTTCCCCACGGCCGTGAAAGCGCCAAAGGATGCGCCCAACGTCGTGCTCGTACTGCTTGATGACGCCGGCTTTGGCAATCCATCGGCGTTCGGCGGGCCGGTGCAGACGCCGGCGCTCGAGAAGCTCGCGTCGCATGGCTTGCGGTACAATAATTTTCACGTGACGGGACTTTGTTCGCCGACGCGCGCGGCGCTCTTGTCCGGTCGCAATCATCACACGATGGGCTTTGGATCGGTTGCCGAACTGGCTGGAGGTTTCCCCGGCTACTCGGCACGCTGGCCGAAGAGCGCCGCATCGATTGCCCGTGTGCTGCGCGATAATGGTTATGCAACCAGTGCGTTCGGCAAATGGCATCTGACGCCCGATCATCAAAGCGGTCCGGCCGGACCGTTCGATCGCTGGCCCAACGCGCTGGGGTTCGATTATTTCTGGGGCTTTCTGGGAGCCGAGTCGAGCCAGTACGACACGCTTTTGACCGAGAACAATACGATCCTCGGCGTGCCGCAGGACGCCGACTTTTATTTCCCGGACGCCATGGCCGAGAAGGCGGTGCAGTGGCTGCACAGCCGGCAGTCGCAAGCGGCGGACAAGCCGTTCTTTCTGTACTTCGCCCCGGGAGCGACACACGCGCCGCACCATGTTCCGCACTCGTGGAGTGACAAATACAAAGGAAAGTTCGACCAGGGGTGGGACAAGCTGCGCGAAGAAACGTTTGCGCGGCAGAAGCAGTTGGGGGTCATTCCGCCCGAGGCAAAGCTGACGCCGCGCGACCCGGCTTTTCCGGCTTGGGATTCTTTGCCGCCGGAACAGCAGAAAGTCTATGCACGGCAAATGGAGGTGTTCGCCGGCTTCCAGGAGAACGCGGACTTTCAGGTGGGACGCGTGATCAGTGCCATCGCAGAGCTGGGGGAACTCGATAATACGCTCGTGCTGTATATTTTCGGCGATAACGGCGCCAGCATGGAAGGAACGCCGACCGGCACGTTCAACGAAATCATTTCGCTGCTCGGTGTTCCCCTCTCGCCCGAACAGCAGTTGCGGTTGATCGCCTTTCATGGCGGGCTGAAAGAAATGGGGGGACGCAATACGGATCCACATTACGCGTCCGCCTGGGCGTGGGCTGGCAACACGCCGTTTCCGTGGGGCAAGCAAATCGCGTCGCACCTGGGCGGCATTCGTTCGCCGCTGGTGGTTTCCTGGCCGAAGCGCATCAAGGACAACGGTCGGGTCCGCAACCAGTTCACCCATGTGATCGATGTGGCACCCACGATCCTGGAAGTAGCCGGTTTGCCGGCGCCGAAAACCGTCGACGGCACGACGCAGATTCCGGTGCAGGGCGTAAGCTTTGCTGATTCATTCGATGACGATGCCACCCGTTCGCGCCATACGACGCAGTATTTTGCGATCCTGGGAAATCGATCGATTTACAAGGATGGCTGGTTGCTGAGCACCCGGCTGCCGAAATTGCCGTGGGATATGTCGCCGCCGACGATGGCCAAATTCGCGCCGGGGGTCTGGGATCCGGACAAGGATCCGGTCGAGCTGTTCAACCTGAACGAGGATTTCTCGCAGTCCACGAACGACGCGGCAGCGAATCCCGAAAAGGTGAAGGAGCTAAAGGAGCTTTTCTGGGAAGAAGCAGCCAAGAACCAGGTGCTGCCGCTGCTGGCGGAGTACTCGTTCTTTTACGGGCTGTTGCCGCCGGATGCCAACACGACCTACAACATTTACCGCGCCGGCATGGAGAACTTGCCCCCCGGCGCCGGCCCGCACATGCACAGCCGCTCGTACACAGTCGATGCCGAATTGAACGTGCCCGAGGCCGGGGCCGATGGTGTGATCGTCGCCAACGGCAGCTTCCTGGGGGGCTTCGCTTTGTACGTCGAGGAAGGGAAGTTGAAGCACACCTACAACTTCTACGGGCTGGCCGCGACGACACTGGCCGGGCCTGATCCGTTGCCGACAGGCAAGGTTAAGGCGCGCTTCGAGTTCATTGCCGACGAGCCAGGAAAGCGCGGCACCGGCGGCAAGACGGCGCTCTATGTCAACGACAAGCGAGTGGCCGAAGGAAAGCTGGCGCACACCGTGGTGTTACGGTTCTCGCTCTACGAAGGAATGGACATCGGCAAGGATAATGGACTGCCGGTCACGTCCAGCTATGCCAAGAAATCTCCCTATCCGTTTACGGGTAAGATCGACAAGGTTGAATTCCAGTTCAAGTGA
- a CDS encoding nuclear transport factor 2 family protein, with protein MSQDPPAHGATKAIVPPFTHETAVQKVRLAEDAWNTRDPQRVARGYTVDSVWRNRSEFIMGREQIERFLAGKWSRELDYRLVKALWTFVDNRIAVRFQYEWHDTAGAWHRSYGNELWEFDEHGLMRRREASINDVPIDAAERKFFWPAPGARPVDHPGIADVR; from the coding sequence ATGAGCCAGGATCCACCTGCCCACGGTGCCACGAAAGCAATCGTCCCGCCGTTCACGCACGAGACGGCCGTGCAGAAAGTGCGGCTGGCCGAGGACGCCTGGAACACGCGCGATCCGCAGCGCGTGGCGCGAGGATATACCGTGGATTCGGTGTGGCGCAATCGCAGCGAGTTCATCATGGGGCGCGAGCAGATCGAGCGGTTCCTGGCGGGCAAATGGTCGCGCGAGCTGGATTACCGGCTGGTGAAAGCGTTGTGGACCTTTGTCGATAACCGCATCGCTGTCCGCTTTCAGTACGAATGGCACGATACGGCCGGCGCGTGGCATCGCAGCTACGGCAATGAGCTGTGGGAGTTCGACGAGCACGGCCTGATGCGACGCCGCGAGGCGAGTATCAACGACGTGCCGATTGACGCGGCCGAGCGAAAATTCTTCTGGCCGGCGCCGGGCGCCCGGCCTGTGGATCATCCTGGCATCGCGGACGTCCGCTAA
- a CDS encoding alpha/beta hydrolase, whose amino-acid sequence MRSAILALALVATSTAQSVSVGQAEETPSSTTTDTPANRVTLARTQEFSLKSQANDREYRIRVTEPSTQPPAAGYPVIYLLDGNANFATMVEIARAQRIAGVVIVGIGYPSDAPFDARRTYDFTPPSKQGKLEALLGAAEEPTGGNDEFLDFIEKDLKPDIEKRFKINRHRQTLVGHSLGGLFVLHVLFTRDECFQNYVAGSPSIWWNDQSILAEERGFIAKRGVKADLLVFVGALESGYMVHDAQRVTERLAPLSAEGLRVYYTPFENENHVSVLPAGLSRAYRFALDGSEN is encoded by the coding sequence ATGCGCTCCGCAATTCTGGCACTCGCGCTCGTGGCGACTAGCACCGCACAATCAGTCAGCGTGGGGCAGGCCGAGGAAACACCTAGCTCGACCACCACTGACACTCCTGCGAACCGCGTCACGCTCGCCAGGACGCAAGAGTTCTCTCTGAAGTCGCAGGCCAATGATCGCGAATATCGCATCCGTGTCACGGAGCCCAGTACGCAGCCTCCCGCCGCCGGCTATCCCGTGATCTACTTGCTGGATGGCAACGCGAACTTTGCCACGATGGTGGAGATCGCACGAGCGCAAAGGATCGCCGGTGTGGTCATCGTCGGGATTGGCTATCCCAGCGACGCCCCTTTCGACGCTCGTCGAACGTACGACTTCACCCCGCCGTCGAAGCAAGGCAAGCTCGAAGCCTTGCTGGGCGCGGCCGAGGAGCCGACCGGCGGTAACGACGAGTTTCTGGACTTCATCGAGAAGGATCTCAAGCCGGATATCGAAAAACGGTTCAAGATCAACCGCCACCGGCAGACGCTCGTCGGACATTCCCTAGGCGGTCTGTTCGTACTGCACGTGTTGTTCACGCGCGACGAATGCTTCCAGAACTACGTGGCGGGCAGCCCTTCGATCTGGTGGAACGATCAATCCATCCTCGCCGAAGAGCGCGGTTTCATAGCGAAGCGCGGCGTCAAGGCGGACCTGCTCGTGTTCGTCGGCGCGCTCGAGTCAGGCTACATGGTCCACGACGCGCAGCGCGTGACCGAGCGACTGGCGCCCCTCTCGGCCGAAGGTTTGCGGGTTTATTACACGCCGTTTGAGAACGAGAACCACGTCTCGGTCTTGCCGGCCGGCCTCAGCCGCGCTTATCGATTCGCGCTCGACGGCAGCGAAAACTGA
- a CDS encoding MOSC domain-containing protein — translation MQILSVNVGLPRDVAWHGKMVRTGIFKDPVVDRVPLRRLNLDGDAQSDLTVHGGRDKAIYAYPSEHYSTWEARLGRRLSPGAFGENLTTAGLFEDRVFIGDEFRVGTARLVVTQPRLPCYKLGIRFDDPSMVKTFLDSGWPGIYFAVLAEGAVGPGDSVERLHTDERRITVKDMLALILDRDTSPGDVRRLLEIPALAAVWREKFQSWLDG, via the coding sequence ATGCAAATTCTCTCCGTCAACGTGGGACTGCCTCGCGACGTCGCTTGGCACGGCAAAATGGTTCGCACCGGGATCTTCAAGGATCCGGTTGTCGACCGGGTGCCGCTGCGCCGATTGAATTTGGACGGTGATGCGCAGTCCGACTTGACCGTCCACGGCGGCCGAGACAAGGCGATCTACGCTTATCCCTCGGAGCACTATAGCACTTGGGAAGCGCGCTTGGGCCGGCGGCTCTCACCCGGCGCCTTTGGCGAGAACCTCACCACCGCAGGGCTCTTTGAGGATCGGGTCTTTATCGGCGACGAGTTTCGCGTCGGCACGGCACGACTGGTCGTCACGCAGCCCCGGCTCCCCTGCTACAAGCTGGGAATTCGCTTCGATGATCCTAGCATGGTCAAAACGTTTCTCGACTCCGGCTGGCCCGGTATCTATTTCGCAGTGCTCGCAGAGGGCGCGGTTGGCCCCGGCGATTCGGTCGAGCGACTACATACCGACGAGCGCCGCATCACCGTGAAAGATATGCTCGCGCTGATCCTTGACCGTGACACCTCGCCCGGCGACGTGCGACGATTGCTCGAAATCCCGGCGCTGGCCGCCGTGTGGCGCGAGAAATTTCAATCCTGGCTGGACGGATAG
- a CDS encoding rhodanese-like domain-containing protein yields MSVATISPNGLAQRRAEEKNLKLIDVRTPAEFQEVHVDFAQNIPLDQLDPAAVASRNGAGTEALYLICQAGGRSAKACEKFQQAGFTNVVSVEGGTQAWDQAGLPVVRGQKTMSLERQVRITAGSIVLVGVILGFLVHPAFFGLSGFIGAGLVFAGVTDTCGMGMMLARMPWNQRGGSSACSVSTPTPAAGR; encoded by the coding sequence ATGAGCGTTGCCACAATCTCGCCGAACGGGTTGGCACAGCGTCGCGCCGAAGAGAAAAACCTGAAGTTGATTGACGTCCGGACGCCTGCCGAGTTTCAGGAAGTTCACGTCGACTTTGCGCAAAACATTCCCCTGGATCAGCTCGACCCGGCCGCGGTGGCGTCGCGAAACGGCGCTGGTACCGAAGCGTTGTACCTGATCTGTCAGGCCGGCGGCCGCAGCGCCAAGGCATGCGAAAAGTTTCAGCAGGCCGGGTTTACCAACGTAGTGAGCGTCGAAGGGGGAACGCAGGCCTGGGATCAGGCCGGACTACCCGTCGTGCGTGGGCAGAAGACGATGTCGCTCGAGCGCCAGGTGCGCATCACGGCCGGATCGATCGTTCTGGTTGGCGTGATACTCGGCTTCTTGGTTCATCCCGCGTTTTTTGGCCTGTCCGGCTTTATTGGCGCTGGGTTGGTTTTCGCCGGCGTCACGGATACCTGTGGCATGGGGATGATGTTGGCCCGCATGCCCTGGAATCAGCGAGGCGGCAGTTCGGCGTGTAGCGTTAGCACACCGACACCTGCCGCGGGACGCTGA
- a CDS encoding family 2B encapsulin nanocompartment shell protein: MSDSTLQRSVTTSVAKNLATTTKTSPKMMSITPRWLLSLLPWVNVEGGTYRVNRTKVELSKAARIEVDSRDGALLLPAEALRSVPLFSKLPEPILERMTARFKTEDVSLGNKLIVEGEDLSKFFILAQGQVEVLSKGVHGADLRIALLTEGEFFGETDLVSDKPSDVTVRTITPCVLLTLSRKDLDTVLGEIPSLGDEFKKAIDEHLELRSTVNRYGERNIDLVSGFAENVEIPETFVDYSAHPREYSLSAVQTVVRVHTRVSDLYNGPYDQLEEQMRLTIEGIKERQEWELINNSKFGLIHSADPAMRISTRYGAPTPDDMDELLALVWKKPAFFLAHPKAIAAFGRECTWRGVPPPTINLFGVPVLTWRGLPLIPCDKLEMKSRYQSNQWFGTTSILLMRVGEADQGVVGLHQAGIPGEIGPSLSARLMGLDSLGVASYLLTLYSSCAVLTDDALGVLENVEVGYYHDYEHRQSKPK, from the coding sequence ATGTCGGACTCTACATTGCAGCGTAGCGTGACGACCTCGGTCGCGAAGAACCTGGCCACGACGACGAAGACATCACCGAAGATGATGTCGATCACGCCGCGTTGGCTGTTGAGCCTGCTGCCGTGGGTGAACGTCGAAGGGGGGACCTATCGGGTCAACCGCACCAAGGTCGAGCTGAGCAAGGCCGCGCGGATCGAAGTCGACTCGCGTGACGGCGCCCTGCTGTTACCCGCCGAAGCCCTACGCAGCGTGCCGCTGTTCTCGAAATTGCCCGAGCCGATCCTGGAACGGATGACGGCCCGCTTCAAGACTGAAGACGTCTCGCTCGGCAACAAGCTGATCGTCGAGGGGGAAGACCTCAGCAAGTTCTTCATCCTGGCCCAAGGCCAAGTCGAAGTTCTCAGCAAGGGTGTTCACGGCGCCGATCTGCGGATCGCGCTGCTGACCGAAGGAGAGTTCTTCGGCGAGACCGACCTGGTCTCGGACAAGCCTTCGGACGTCACCGTCCGCACGATCACCCCCTGCGTGCTGTTGACCCTGTCGCGCAAGGATCTCGACACCGTGTTGGGCGAGATTCCCAGCCTGGGCGACGAATTCAAGAAGGCCATCGACGAGCATCTGGAACTACGTTCGACCGTGAACCGTTACGGCGAGCGTAACATCGACCTGGTCTCGGGCTTTGCCGAGAACGTCGAGATTCCCGAGACGTTCGTCGACTACTCGGCTCATCCTCGCGAATACTCCCTCTCGGCCGTGCAGACCGTGGTCCGCGTCCACACGCGCGTGTCGGACCTGTACAACGGTCCGTACGATCAGCTCGAAGAGCAGATGCGGCTGACGATCGAAGGGATCAAGGAACGCCAGGAATGGGAGCTGATCAATAACAGCAAGTTCGGTCTGATTCATTCGGCCGATCCGGCCATGCGGATCAGCACCCGCTACGGCGCCCCGACGCCGGACGACATGGACGAGCTGCTGGCCCTGGTGTGGAAGAAGCCGGCCTTCTTCCTGGCGCATCCCAAGGCCATCGCCGCCTTCGGTCGTGAATGCACCTGGCGCGGAGTGCCGCCACCGACGATCAATCTGTTCGGCGTGCCGGTCCTCACCTGGCGCGGTCTCCCGCTCATCCCCTGCGACAAGCTCGAGATGAAGAGCCGCTACCAGTCGAACCAGTGGTTCGGCACGACCAGCATCCTACTGATGCGCGTCGGCGAAGCCGATCAGGGCGTCGTCGGTCTGCATCAGGCCGGTATCCCCGGCGAGATCGGCCCCAGCCTCTCCGCTCGGTTGATGGGGCTCGATAGCCTGGGCGTCGCCAGCTATCTGCTCACCCTCTACTCCTCCTGCGCCGTCCTTACAGACGACGCTCTCGGCGTTCTCGAAAACGTCGAAGTCGGTTACTACCACGATTACGAACACCGACAAAGCAAACCGAAGTAA
- a CDS encoding MFS transporter — MNRSEEVPAEKAGTRTEERIVLLTLAAVQFISIVDFMVIMPLGPQLMRSLEIGPSQFGLVVSCYTLAAGVAGLFASSFADRVGRKTAFLGLDAGFLVGTLLCGLAPTYGTLALARLATGAFGGILGGMAMAIIGDVFPEERRGRATGALMSAFALASVAGVPIGLFLGNWLGWHAPFLVLAAIGVPVLAVAAVTMPPLRGHIGEHTADHHPVRLLVETFTEPNHVRAFALVMALMLAGFSVFPFISPYLVSNVDMAENQLPLMFVAGGVMSLFSSPLIGRLADRYGKLRVFRFIAPASAVLTLWVTSLTPVPTVVAVMAVASLMVANSGRMVAAMAMITSSVVPARRGGFLTASSSVQHLAAGLGAYVGGLIIVETADGRLGNFWIVGLLSAVASIVSLWLAGRIRTAEVETPISTNQALAAAAEALCDATEPLV; from the coding sequence GTGAATCGCAGCGAGGAGGTTCCCGCCGAGAAAGCCGGAACGCGTACCGAAGAGCGAATCGTGCTGTTGACGCTGGCCGCCGTGCAGTTCATCAGCATTGTCGATTTTATGGTGATCATGCCGCTGGGGCCGCAATTGATGCGCAGCCTCGAGATCGGCCCTTCACAGTTTGGGTTGGTCGTGTCGTGTTATACGTTGGCGGCCGGCGTGGCCGGTTTGTTCGCCTCGTCGTTTGCCGATCGCGTGGGACGTAAGACTGCTTTTCTGGGGCTAGATGCGGGGTTCTTGGTAGGGACGCTGTTGTGCGGCCTGGCGCCGACGTACGGCACCCTTGCACTCGCGCGATTGGCCACCGGCGCGTTCGGAGGAATCCTGGGCGGGATGGCGATGGCGATCATCGGCGACGTCTTTCCCGAAGAACGTCGCGGCCGCGCCACCGGTGCGCTGATGTCGGCCTTTGCGTTGGCGTCAGTTGCCGGCGTTCCAATTGGTCTGTTTCTCGGGAACTGGCTCGGTTGGCATGCGCCGTTCTTGGTGCTGGCCGCGATTGGAGTTCCGGTGCTGGCCGTGGCCGCGGTGACCATGCCACCGCTGCGTGGGCATATTGGTGAGCACACGGCGGATCATCATCCCGTGCGACTGCTGGTCGAGACCTTCACCGAGCCGAATCATGTCAGGGCGTTTGCCCTGGTCATGGCGTTGATGCTGGCCGGATTCAGCGTCTTTCCGTTCATCAGCCCGTACCTGGTCAGTAACGTCGACATGGCCGAAAACCAGTTGCCGCTGATGTTCGTGGCCGGCGGCGTGATGTCGTTGTTCTCGTCTCCGTTGATTGGTCGACTGGCCGACCGATATGGGAAACTGCGCGTGTTTCGTTTTATTGCCCCTGCATCGGCCGTCCTGACGTTGTGGGTCACGAGCCTGACGCCCGTGCCGACAGTTGTGGCGGTCATGGCCGTGGCCTCTTTGATGGTTGCCAATTCGGGGCGGATGGTTGCGGCGATGGCGATGATCACCAGCAGTGTCGTGCCGGCGCGCCGCGGCGGGTTTTTAACCGCCAGCTCTTCAGTGCAGCATCTGGCGGCTGGCCTCGGCGCGTATGTCGGCGGCTTGATCATCGTCGAAACGGCCGACGGGCGGTTGGGCAACTTCTGGATCGTGGGGCTGCTCTCGGCCGTTGCGTCGATCGTCAGTCTGTGGTTGGCTGGCCGCATCCGCACGGCCGAAGTCGAGACCCCGATTTCGACGAACCAGGCGCTGGCCGCGGCGGCCGAGGCGCTGTGCGATGCTACCGAGCCGTTGGTGTGA